One window from the genome of Eucalyptus grandis isolate ANBG69807.140 chromosome 7, ASM1654582v1, whole genome shotgun sequence encodes:
- the LOC104453039 gene encoding pathogenesis-related protein 1, with product MSSRMTIPLRLIFLVALTLALIPLSIAQDSPQDYVAAHNAARSQVGVGPMAWDESVAGYARDYANKHASDCTQLIHSGGPYGENLAWASPDLTGTGAVNMWVGEKPDYDYNSNSCAPGKVCGHYTQVVWRNSVRLGCAKAQCATGGTLVTYNYDPPGNVDGQKPY from the coding sequence ATGAGTTCCCGTATGACAATCCCTCTGCGTCTTATTTTTCTCGTCGCGTTAACCCTAGCATTGATCCCTCTGTCCATCGCCCAAGACTCGCCCCAAGACTATGTCGCCGCCCACAATGCGGCTCGCTCTCAGGTTGGTGTGGGCCCGATGGCGTGGGACGAAAGCGTCGCTGGCTATGCCAGGGATTACGCCAACAAGCATGCCAGCGACTGCACGCAACTCATTCATTCAGGCGGACCCTATGGGGAGAACCTTGCGTGGGCTTCCCCCGATCTTACTGGCACAGGAGCGGTGAACATGTGGGTCGGAGAAAAGCCTGACTACGACTACAATTCCAATTCATGCGCACCAGGTAAGGTCTGTGGGCATTACACTCAAGTGGTGTGGCGCAACTCTGTTCGGCTTGGATGCGCAAAGGCTCAATGCGCGACGGGCGGTACTTTGGTCACTTATAACTACGATCCTCCTGGGAATGTTGATGGCCAGAAGCCttattaa